From one Lolium rigidum isolate FL_2022 chromosome 4, APGP_CSIRO_Lrig_0.1, whole genome shotgun sequence genomic stretch:
- the LOC124705790 gene encoding membrane steroid-binding protein 1-like, which translates to MAVAELWETLKQAIVAYTGLSPAAFFTAVAVAAALYHVVSGIFAPPPPPRQRPREEPEAEPLPPPVQLGEVEEEDLRQYDGSDPKKPLLMAIKGQIYDVTQSRMFYGPGGPYALFAGKDASRALAKMSFEPQDLNGDLTGLGPFEMDALQDWEYKFMSKYVKVGTIKKAAPAEDAPETTETTTAEAEPEKAPATEDKPREASPEEVATEKEATTDVAGAKES; encoded by the exons ATGGCGGTGGCGGAGCTCTGGGAGACGCTGAAGCAGGCGATCGTGGCGTACACGGGGCTGTCCCCGGCGGCCTTCTTCACGGCCGTGGCGGTCGCCGCCGCGCTCTACCACGTCGTGTCGGGGATCTTCgccccgccgcccccgccccggCAGCGGCCGCGCGAGGAGCCCGAAGCGGAGCCGCTCCCGCCGCCCGTGCAGCTCGgcgaggttgaggaggaggacctcAGGCAGTACGACGGGTCAGACCCCAAGAAGCCCCTCCTCATGGCCATCAAGGGCCAGATCTATGACGTCACGCAGAGCAG AATGTTCTATGGGCCAGGTGGACCTTACGCCCTATTCGCTGGCAAAGATGCCAGCAGAGCTCTAGCCAAGATGTCCTTTGAGCCCCAGGACCTGAACGGTGACCTCACAGGCCTCGGGCCATTCGAGATGGACGCTCTGCAAGATTGGGAATACAAGTTCATGAGCAAGTATGTGAAGGTCGGTACCATCAAGAAGGCAGCTCCTGCGGAAGATGCACCCGAAACAACCGAAACCACCACCGCTGAGGCAGAGCCCGAGAAGGCACCTGCAACCGAAGACAAGCCGAGGGAGGCTAGCCCTGAGGAGGTGGCAACAGAGAAGGAAGCCACAACTGACGTAGCAGGCGCGAAAGAAAGCTAG